The Triticum aestivum cultivar Chinese Spring chromosome 3A, IWGSC CS RefSeq v2.1, whole genome shotgun sequence genome includes a region encoding these proteins:
- the LOC123061582 gene encoding homeobox-leucine zipper protein HOX3, whose amino-acid sequence MGATSPSGLELTMAVPGLSSSSGSEGFVCNNNISNNGGGNMRDLDMNQPASGGEEEDFLMGGVEEDEEERGAGGPHRPKKLRLSKEQSRLLEESFRLNHTLSPKQKEALAIKLKLRPRQVEVWFQNRRARTKLKHTEMECEYLKRCFGSLTEENRRLQREVEELRAMRMAPPTVLSPHTRQPLPASALTMCPRCERVTAATCPRITRPAASPFHPRRPSAAF is encoded by the exons ATGGGGGCCACTTCTCCTTCAGGCCTGGAGCTCACCATGGCTGTCCCCGGCCTCAGCTCCTCCTCTGGCTCAG AGGGGTTTGTTTGCAACAACAATATCAGCAACAACGGTGGCGGGAACATGAGGGACCTGGACATGAACcagccggcgagcggcggcgaggaggaggatttCCTGATGGGCGGCgtggaagaggacgaggaggagcgggGCGCCGGCGGACCGCACCGCCCAAAGAAGCTCCGCCTCTCCAAGGAGCAGTCCCGCCTCCTCGAGGAGAGCTTCCGCCTCAACCACACCCTCTCACCG AAGCAAAAGGAGGCCTTGGCGATCAAACTGAAGCTGCGGCCCAGGCAGGTGGAGGTCTGGTTTCAGAACCGCAGGGCAAG GACTAAGCTGAAGCACACGGAGATGGAGTGCGAGTACCTGAAACGCTGCTTCGGCTCGCTGACGGAGGAGAACCGCCGCCTGCAGCGGGAGGTGGAGGAGCTGAGGGCGATGCGCATGGCGCCGCCCACGGTGCTCTCGCCGCACACACGCCAGCCACTCCCGGCGTCCGCGCTCACCATGTGCCCCCGCTGCGAGCGCGTCACCGCTGCCACCTGCCCGCGGATCACCCGCCCGGCCGCCTCGCCGTTCCACCCTCGCCGCCCCTCAGCGGCGTTTTAG